A genomic region of Fusarium falciforme chromosome 4, complete sequence contains the following coding sequences:
- a CDS encoding Dopey-N domain-containing protein, with protein sequence MALEPGSGRRSVSPDSSGRDSPIPRQWRNQLGGEEHPIKDKSYRKYAHGVDKALVLFETALEEWADYISFLNRLLKALQARPKSINAIPSKATVAKRLSQCLNPSLPSGVHQKALELYNLVFSVIGKDGLSRDLPLYLPGLATVLSFASLSVRAPYLDLLERHFLGIDPRSLRPAMKSIILALLPGLEEETSEDFDRTLRLVESFKHAIRPAHSEEITEQHSTGDAFFWQCFFLASITSQSRRSGALAYLVRYLPTLGPQVAPDANKSATAQNESAEGTKGKLASVVTSPEPGLLLRCFASGLSDEQLLIQRGFLDLLVSHLPLNSHVIQTRVKPVDLELLLKAAVGVVTRRDMSLNRRLWAWLLGPEPTAEHEHGPEGPHSPSAEHHAYLASKTSHFEEFGLQPLTKALLQMIRGNSQNTASERARPYRICLSLMDRWEIGGLVVPEVFLPIIESVRRFKDQASTKSEFNEVVRSASVFFDGIESGLIYGEIVGLLAQALGPGTLSFAERSDKLSLVNFILTNFNVREEEMITIHAPLCCLAALAMLEDSKGRLASNDSSTSSSSQSLSSQAQNVAISLLEIIPERVFPEHVEGEGIHESPSTVDVLKKIRNFYVNEQGNVEASPPPFKPLDIGQMILEKASQFICENLDSSATDLGICVRLLVLAMHKTPKTYPVKEAQLLELMHHLLDQPEIIPFPSFAAILQLSTQLYYAERIEIKQLSRLVLPLVRQAWTYLSVSEPKYHVEAVRGLWQLQSALTPFNRDIEAALSSLVISDEIRYSGIIEPVDEGRALGVLWSHTLQDNASSERRGSKTPMLDIKTLPRLAGADNYEIMLTQPLFLILDALQDDRTQLYMTVKSWLNSMLGIDRLFLIFVSKLCEIPFLQTLTVANEQMEEEPPTFTEDDDLDLCLYYLRTLSNILGCAAEISWNVLASKHVSFHGQQMQISSGGEEHEMTLQEFFIRVCMRCIRGNSAANTDKDFEARVNQLYRYSLTLLHKFLLGPFAAPLSRFHLENVLIERLFKALQGSDAHVQVLLLDVVYDTLKLRDVPAIEVTPSPISERRPSVFDPNRGSRPSISGSDARPVISSPPPQLLQCLQDGLSSPNSRPVLDSWVAFVAECLPLYSESIFQVLIPLVETLCREIGTTFTNLRETFASTSLSTGIEKSSPESTLIYLLNGLEQVLARAHEQLLREEARTQVVKGPDQPQSIFGSMVSNVWQSDTPQSRSATANDRLTVHLALQDAVRICYKIWTWGQGDDSTKQDQGSFGSFNYTSLRMRNRARRLLEHLFAAENLECLETVIDIWKNSTEGSQSNQVFNLLSALEASRPRHCMPALFNAIYRRTNPATIDPTSKSTMTISLHDTDLVWFLVEYARTLDDDAMDEIWQDCMVFLKDLLTNPFPHRQTLPNLLEFAAILGEKVDNTNFGEQRRMRRELGDTFLRLLTALFTTRPMTFTEPAVPSGALEKIPKSDSNHSLNGAAESPDDVVSILASIVPNLSKILVEPDRVLSAAATISTNVIGPTLRAKGFPDIVSKSTMRLLSELSRLHNNQKNWKKDVGDAFNDSKFFGMNLALAKDDWLPLLRQWTLADKEKMSEIVGRIGSPSTAGIVFGVGATSARLEADRKTQLNLRRIATLILSSAEDAFVADLPDIFGKLAELLAASSTSSPSSTTRGDIYMIFRALALRTSAIHLGMLWPVVNAEIHAAISSVVAPDNSPASDTYTNASILQACKLLDLLICVAPDDFQLHEWLFITDTIDAVYRSSTYQPVALVDELSDELGAAVSNSGFQLSSVVNPVASGSSRRPLLGPGGINDDVSLERKDELVAKVLRPFFGQLSIFAFESTYAMGRLDRETCVFGLLKDLFDERSIVRAL encoded by the exons ATGGCTCTTGAGCCCGGGTCCGGTCGTCGCTCAGTGTCCCCCGATAGCTCGGGACGAGATTCACCTATCCCACGACAATGGCGGAACCAGCTCGGAGGAG AGGAGCACCCAATCAAGGACAAGTCCTATCGCAAGTATGCCCACGGGGTTGACAAGGCGCTCGTGTTATTCGAGACAGCCCTGGAGGAGTGGGCAGACTACATTTCCTTCTTGAACAGGCTTCTCAAG GCTCTACAAGCACGTCCCAAGTCGATCAATGCCATCCCTTCCAAGGCCACCGTTGCGAAACGACTCTCACAATGCCTCAACCCCTCCCTCCCATCCGGCGTACACCAGAAAGCCCTGGAACTATATAATCTCGTCTTTTCCGTCATTGGCAAAGATGGCCTGTCAAGAGACCTCCCACTATACCTTCCCGGACTGGCAACTGTCCTCTCCTTCGCCTCACTGTCCGTTCGGGCACCATACCTCGATCTCCTAGAACGCCATTTCCTTGGGATTGATCCTCGATCACTTCGACCGGCTATGAAGTCCATTATTCTCGCCTTACTACCCGGTTTGGAAGAAGAAACAAGCGAGGACTTTGATCGAACACTGCGCCTGGTTGAAAGCTTCAAGCATGCCATTAGACCAGCTCATAGCGAAGAAATCACCGAACAGCACTCAACAGGTGACGCATTCTTTTGGCaatgcttcttcttggcatccATTACCAGCCAGAGCCGTCGTTCAGGTGCCCTCGCATATCTCGTGCGATACCTACCCACGTTAGGTCCGCAGGTTGCACCCGATGCGAACAAGTCAGCGACTGCACAAAACGAAAGTGCTGAAGGGACGAAGGGCAAGCTCGCATCGGTCGTGACATCTCCCGAGCCGGGCCTCTTGTTGCGCTGCTTTGCAAGCGGCCTCTCTGATGAACAGTTGCTTATCCAGCGCGGCTTCTTAGATCTCTTGGTTTCTCATCTTCCCCTGAATTCACATGTCATTCAGACTCGAGTGAAACCTGTTGATCTGGAACTTCTTCTCAAGGCTGCGGTTGGTGTTGTCACACGACGCGACATGAGCCTGAACAGACGCTTATGGGCCTGGCTTCTTGGCCCAGAGCCAACTGCGGAACACGAACACGGTCCTGAAGGACCACATAGTCCTTCTGCCGAGCATCATGCGTATCTAGCTTCCAAGACCAGCCACTTTGAGGAATTCGGTCTCCAACCATTGACAAAGGCTCTCCTCCAGATGATCAGGGGCAACTCACAAAACACAGCCAGCGAGCGAGCCAGACCCTACAGGATATGTCTTTCACTAATGGATCGGTGGGAGATTGGCGGTTTGGTTGTTCCCGAGGTGTTTCTTCCAATAATCGAAAGTGTGCGACGTTTCAAGGACCAAGCTTCGACCAAATCCGAGTTCAACGAGGTCGTGCGAAGTGCCAGCGTCTTCTTTGACGGAATCGAAAGTGGCCTGATTTACGGTGAGATTGTCGGGCTTCTCGCGCAGGCCTTGGGCCCTGGAACTCTCAGTTTTGCGGAACGAAGTGACAAGCTCTCGCTAGTCAACTTCATTCTGACCAACTTCAACgtgcgagaagaagaaatgaTTACTATCCACGCCCCTCTGTGTTGCCTGGCAGCCCTTGCAATGCTGGAAGACTCGAAGGGCCGTTTGGCATCAAACGACAGttcgacttcttcctcatcccagTCCCTGTCTAGCCAAGCTCAAAATGTCGCCATATCACTTCTGGAGATTATTCCAGAGAGGGTATTCCCAGAGCATGTGGAAGGTGAAGGGATACATGAGTCCCCTTCAACAGTGGATGTGCTCAAGAAGATACGGAATTTCTATGTCAATGAGCAAGGTAACGTCGAGGCATCGCCGCCACCTTTCAAACCCTTGGACATTGGACAAATGATCTTGGAGAAAGCATCACAGTTTATTTGTGAAAACCTGGACTCGTCAGCAACTGACCTCGGCATTTGTGTACGGCTCTTGGTTCTTGCAATGCACAAGACACCCAAGACATATCCAGTCAAGGAAGCGCAGCTCTTGGAACTTATGCATCACCTACTTGATCAGCCAGAGATAATCCCGTTTCCATCCTTCGCAGCGATATTACAGCTATCGACACAGCTATACTATGCAGAGAGGATCGAAATCAAACAACTCTCACGCTTAGTACTCCCTCTGGTGCGGCAGGCTTGGACATATCTCTCTGTGTCTGAGCCGAAATACCACGTGGAGGCAGTGCGAGGTTTATGGCAGCTGCAGTCAGCCTTGACGCCTTTCAATCGCGATATCGAAGCAGCTTTGTCTAGCCTCGTCATCTCCGATGAAATTAGATACAGTGGCATCATTGAGCCTGTTGATGAAGGTCGCGCACTCGGTGTCCTATGGTCGCACACCCTACAAGACAACGCTTCTTCAGAGCGACGAGGCTCAAAGACGCCGATGCTTGATATCAAGACCCTTCCACGGCTCGCTGGGGCAGATAACTACGAGATCATGCTCACACAGCCCCTATTCCTGATCCTTGACGCTCTTCAAGATGACCGCACACAATTGTACATGACGGTGAAGTCGTGGCTGAACAGCATGTTGGGGATTGATCG ACTTTTCTTGATCTTTGTCTCCAAATTATGCGAGATCCCCTTCCTTCAGACTCTGACGGTGGCGAACGAACAGATGGAGGAAGAACCACCCACCTTtaccgaggatgatgatctgGATCTCTGTCTGTACTACCTGCGAACTCTTTCAAATATTCTCGGCTGTGCTGCAGAGATTTCTTGGAACGTCTTGGCCTCGAAGCATGTCTCTTTCCATGGCCAGCAGATGCAAATCAGCT CCGGAGGAGAGGAACACGAGATGACGTTGCAGGAATTCTTCATTCGCGTCTGCATGAGATGCATCAGGGGCAACTCCGCCGCGAACACTGACAAAGACTTTGAAGCTCGTGTCAATCAGCTGTATCGGTATTCACTCACCCTTTTGCACAAGTTCCTCCTGGGTCCATTTGCCGCCCCTCTCTCAAGGTTCCATCTGGAGAACGTTCTCATCGAGCGTCTCTTCAAGGCTCTACAAGGCTCTGATGCTCACGTGCAAGTCCTCCTGCTTGATGTGGTCTATGATACCCTCAAGCTTCGAGACGTTCCAGCTATTGAGGTTACCCCGTCACCCATATCCGAGAGGAGACCATCCGTTTTCGACCCGAATCGAGGGAGTAGGCCATCCATCTCGGGATCGGATGCTCGACCAGTTATCTCATCGCCACCGCCTCAATTACTTCAGTGTCTTCAGGATGGACTGAGCTCACCCAACAGTCGGCCTGTCCTGGACAGCTGGGTTGCTTTCGTTGCTGAGTGCTTGCCACTTTACTCGGAATCCATCTTCCAGGTTCTCATACCGCTGGTTGAGACATTATGCAGAGAGATTGGTACAACCTTTACCAACTTGCGAGAGACTTTCGCGTCCACTTCGCTGTCTACTGGCATTGAGAAGTCCTCTCCTGAGTCTACGCTGATCTACCTTCTCAACGGCCTGGAACAAGTTCTTGCACGGGCCCATGAGCAGCTTCTCCGGGAGGAGGCTCGGACACAAGTGGTCAAGGGCCCAGACCAGCCTCAGTCCATCTTTGGAAGCATGGTTTCGAATGTCTGGCAGTCGGATACCCCCCAGTCTCGGAGTGCTACGGCAAATGACCGCTTGACTGTTCACCTAGCCCTCCAAGATGCCGTTCGCATCTGCTACAAGATCTGGACATGGGGCCAGGGTGACGATTCCACCAAGCAAGATCAGGGGTCTTTTGGGTCGTTCAACTACACGTCCTTGCGAATGCGGAATCGTGCGAGACGTCTGCTCGAGCATCTCTTTGCTGCCGAGAACCTGGAGTGTCTCGAGACTGTCATCGACATCTGGAAAAACTCGACCGAGGGTTCTCAGTCAAACCAGGTCTTCAACCTTCTGTCCGCGCTGGAGGCTTCTCGGCCAAGACACTGCATGCCGGCATTGTTCAATGCCATCTACCGACGAACAAATCCAGCTACAATCGATCCTACATCGAAATCAACAATGACAATATCTCTCCATGACACAGATCTTGTTTGGTTCCTTGTTGAGTATGCTAGGACATTGGACGATGACGCTATGGATGAGATCTGGCAAGACTGCATGGTCTTCCTCAAAGACTTGTTGACGAACCCATTCCCCCATCGTCAAACACTACCAAACTTGCTCGAGTTTGCAGCTATTCTTGGGGAGAAGGTCGACAATACCAACTTTGGAGAGCAGCGGAGGATGCGAAGAGAGCTAGGA GACACATTCCTCAGACTGCTCACTGCCTTGTTTACGACGAGACCCATGACTTTCACTGAGCCAGCGGTCCCAAGTGGTGCCCTTGAGAAGATCCCCAAGTCCGATTCCAACCACTCACTCAACGGCGCAGCTGAAAGCCCTGACGATGTTGTATCTATCCTCGCCTCGATTGTCCCAAACCTCAGCAAGATTCTCGTCGAGCCTGACAGGGTGctctctgctgctgcaacGATATCTACTAATGTAATCGGGCCAACTCTACGAGCCAAGGGCTTCCCCGACATCGTTTCCAAGAGCACCATGCGTCTTCTTTCGGAACTGTCGAGGTTGCACAATAACCAGAAGAATTGGAAGaaggatgttggtgatgccttCAACGACTCCAAGTTCTTTGGCATGAACCTGGCGTTGGCAAAGGATGATTGGCTTCCGCTGTTGAGACAATGGACTCTGGCGGACAAGGAAAAGATGTCCGAGATCGTCGGCCGCATTGGCTCTCCTTCCACGGCCGGTATCGTGTTTGGTGTCGGAGCCACATCAGCTCGACTTGAGGCTGATCGCAAGACACAGCTCAACCTTCGCAGGATCGCCACTCTGATTCTTTCGTCGGCCGAGGACGCGTTTGTAGCTGACCTCCCGGACATCTTTGGCAAGTTGGCCGAGCTTCTTGCCGCCTCGTCAACGTCTTCCCCGTCGTCTACCACCCGCGGGGATATTTACATGATTTTCCGCGCTCTAGCCCTCAGGACCAGCGCAATTCACCTTGGCATGTTGTGGCCGGTCGTCAACGCCGAGATCCACGCAGCAATCTCTTCAGTTGTGGCCCCAGACAACAGCCCTGCGTCTGACACCTATACCAATGCCTCCATCCTTCAGGCCTGCAAGCTTCTCGACCTCCTGATCTGTGTGGCGCCTGATGACTTCCAGCTGCATGAGTGGCTCTTCATCACCGACACCATCGATGCAGTCTATCGTTCATCTACCTACCAACCTGTCGCCTTGGTCGACGAGTTGTCTGATGAACTTGGCGCCGCGGTGTCCAACTCGGGCTTCCAGCTTTCTTCGGTGGTCAACCCGGTGGCAAGCGGCTCATCCCGCAGGCCACTCCTCGGACCAGGTGGCATCAACGACGATGTCAGCCTTGAGAGAAAGGACGAGCTGGTGGCCAAGGTGCTCCGGCCCTTCTTTGGTCAGCTCAGCATCTTTGCTTTCGAGTCTACGTACGCAATGGGCCGGCTCGACAGGGAGACGTGTGTCTTTGGCCTGCTGAAAGATCTGTTTGATGAGCGGAGTATTGTCAGGGCTCTATAA